The following proteins come from a genomic window of Nicotiana tomentosiformis chromosome 12, ASM39032v3, whole genome shotgun sequence:
- the LOC138903267 gene encoding uncharacterized protein, whose translation MAEELKKLTSRVQGVEGGKGFEGLNYEDLCIQPDVKLPEGYKPPKFEMFDGTCDPKVHLRTYCDKLVGVGKYERIRMNLFMRSLTGYALLWYIIQNTKKWVSWVSMVLYFMDRFKFNTENAPDVFYIQNLKKKPTETFREYATRWRLEVAKVRPALEEEKMNKFFVRA comes from the coding sequence ATGGCAGAGGAACTTAAGAAGCTCACAAGCCGAGTCCAGGGTGTCGAAGGGGGTAAAGGGTTTGAGGGTTTGAACTATGAAGATTTATGTATTCAGCCAGACGTAaaactgccggagggttacaaacctcccaagttcgagaTGTTTGACGGAACATGTGACCCAAAGGTGCATCTAAGGACATACTGTGACAAGCTCGTAGGGGTTGGAAAATATGAAAGGATTCGCATGAAtttgttcatgagaagcctcactggatACGCCCTATTGTggtacataatccaaaatacaAAGAAGTGGGTTAGCTGGGTAAGCATGGTTTTgtatttcatggatcggttcaagTTTAATACGGAGAATGCGCCAGATGTCTTCTATAtccagaatctcaagaagaagccaacagagactttccgcgagtatgctactcgatggagATTGGAAgttgcaaaagtaaggccagcattGGAAGAAGAGAAGATGAACAAGTTCTTCGTCCGGGCTTAG